A single window of Plasmodium malariae genome assembly, chromosome: 8 DNA harbors:
- the ABCB4 gene encoding ABC transporter B family member 4, putative, with translation MKQNKLKNVCSIECCIKCKNKKQNKNHFYSFVNRKCVLERKKNCKLHFNKINYLLNGRKRIKQWNQKKKLNYVKRNNVFFLSLHNRKEDEISDEKNIFASIYSKMLEKGKYKNSLLNDVARLFKIIRESKYMFLVGFLLTIISSVVDSFIPIFLSKTLSYVMDRSSTIVQKNNSPCMISLINYFKFNNPIYKYVLISLLGILLSSFRSYIFNVCAYLSTNKLQNHLFRVLLYKHINYFKKKGRGELISRLNLDSSELIDIFTTNIIVLLRNIIKMVLSFYFLYKINVHLFIVSFLIVITISNISIFFSNIFRKLAKEESNDVAYSNNIVEESINNFSLINTFNTHNKEIEKFTKSLDNIYMCRMKLGLLYSIEKLLIRLIDMLTLIVTLILSKRTLKNNIYSDSRTVISSVIYMQNIISQSCTIEQQYSRVQELIGNAEDIIKLIEKESMSNSQNKLSSNKYHFTNLYNFVDIKNVILKYPLIKKFQAIQKNAEYVANIIKPNYLKLFERNYNNLCKLFISDRKSLKEDNIISLAFIEDRQFKKNINGNSLNNTQTNIKEEGIYHQTESNTNNISTNGKFTIPLDEKKTIVDFSQTLKEEVQFSNLPQTHMKNVAVDNSYNKNEKISNILKKNKPDINIQEIYNFIKNEHELIIKYKLDKKFINFLRTKYKKNIILLILKLYEERYNYISEEFLFMFDNISSFKKLSIQDKKSILKLSNITNDTLYIILLTFLFYNYSKFYYKKEKKTPINIVEKKSKTAGVIISDNNISGNSNTSSRNNTSEADYTTIDDISMNDILNDTAIIDLTTSLDKNENATVDSSNSTSNSSSSIYSNMRKNDNTGICIGDTHKISEFQLQNEQEEQKREKTTLSSSAHACMSEEEIMKKTKNKKNKKTKNLNSALPYIIQNAIKELEILKFIDENYKNINENLILDNIKDAKKGSTLVFENVDFYFAKYPKNKILSNINLRFSNKYTYGILCYNDSGKNDLSKLCARLYNKTYGNILLDNENIENISKYILTKKISVVEEETYLFSDSIIYNILYSYNCRLKSSKNLSYLKYNFKFNKININSCVHLFSSDNDNTTNENDEENKKIKNAQSLNKQIISTNEINEQISTNNEMNEQNNFSHFKKCLMCGKEINTKLLEEQRKKKSYNKYKVHFIKKLYKEIIKVSKIVRINDLINSYKNKFFHNINEKILSGGQKQKISLARAIIKKPNILILDEAFNALDSVNELKIFSSIKNYLPNCTIINLSHKITTINRCDYIYVLKDGKIIEQGLRVKLEQNRNSVYAKKLNEI, from the coding sequence ATGAAACAGAATAAGCTAAAAAATGTTTGTTCCATCGAGTGttgtataaaatgtaaaaataaaaagcaaaacaaAAATCATTTCTATAGTTTCGTAAATAGAAAATGTGTTctagaaagaaagaaaaattgtaagttacattttaacaaaataaattatttgttaaatggaagaaaaagaattaaacaatggaaccaaaaaaaaaaattaaattatgtcaaaagaaataatgttttttttctctccCTACATAATAGAAAAGAGGATGAAATATCTgacgaaaaaaatattttcgcAAGTATATATTCGAAAATGTTGGAAAAGggtaaatacaaaaatagcTTGTTAAATGATGTAGCAAgactatttaaaataatacgaGAAAGTAAATACATGTTTCTCGTGGGATTTTTATTAACCATCATATCTTCAGTTGTTGATTCTTTTATTCCTATCTTTTTATCAAAAACGCTCTCTTATGTAATGGATAGGAGTTCAACAATTGTCCAAAAGAACAATTCGCCATGTATGATATCattgataaattattttaaatttaataatccTATTTATAAGTATGTATTAATTTCCCTATTAGGCATATTATTGTCATCCTTTCggtcatatatatttaatgtatgtgcatatttaAGTACAAACAAATTGCAGAATCATCTATTTAGAGTATTGctgtataaacatataaactACTTTAAGAAAAAAGGTAGAGGAGAATTGATAAGTAGATTAAACTTAGATTCTTCTGAATTAATTGATATATTTACCACTAACATTATTGTACtgttaagaaatattataaaaatggtattgtctttttattttctgtataaaataaatgtacacCTATTTATAGTTTCCTTCCTTATCGTTATAACTATTTcgaatatttctatatttttttcaaatatttttcgtAAATTGGCAAAAGAAGAGAGTAATGATGTTGcatattcaaataatattGTAGAAGAATCCATCAATAATTTTTCTCTTATAAACACCTTCAATACacataataaagaaatagaaaaattcaCAAAATCTTtagataatatttatatgtgtagaATGAAATTAGgtttattatatagtatAGAAAAGCTTTTAATACGTTTGATTGATATGTTAACCCTTATAGTAACCctaattttaagtaaaagaaccttaaaaaataatatttattcagATTCTAGAACTGTTATTTCTTCAGTTATATACAtgcaaaatattatatccCAGTCATGCACTATTGAACAACAATATTCAAGAGTCCAAGAACTTATAGGTAATGCAGAGGatatcataaaattaattgaaaAGGAATCTATGAGTAACAGTCAGAATAAATTGAGTTCTaataaatatcattttaCAAATCTTTACAATTTtgttgatataaaaaatgtaatactTAAATACCcccttataaaaaaatttcaagcCATTCAAAAAAATGCTGAATATGTTGCCAATATTATTAAACCTAATTATTTGAAACTATTtgaaagaaattataataatttatgcaAATTGTTCATAAGTGACAGAAAAAGTTTGAAAGAggataatattatttcccTTGCATTTATTGAAGACAGgcaattcaaaaaaaatataaacggAAATTCTCTTAACAATACACAGACAAACATTAAAGAGGAGGGAATTTATCACCAAACAGAAAGTAATACGAACAATATTTCAACGAATGGAAAATTTACAATTCCattagatgaaaaaaaaacgatAGTTGATTTTTCTCAAACTTTGAAGGAGGAAGTTCAATTTAGTAACTTACCACAAACTCATATGAAAAATGTAGCGGTAGATAATTcctataataaaaatgaaaaaatatcaaatatattaaaaaaaaataaacctgatataaatattcaagaaatatataatttcattaaaaatgaacatgaacttataatcaaatataagctagataaaaaatttataaattttttaagaaccaaatataaaaaaaatatcatattgttaatattaaaattatatgaagaaagatataattacataagtGAAGAATTTCTGTTTATGTTTGATAACATTAGctctttcaaaaaattatctatTCAAGACAAAAAAAGTATCCTAAAGTTGAGTAACATAACAAATGACacgttatatattattctactaactttcttattttataattattccaaattttattataagaaggaaaaaaaaactccTATAAACATTGTAGAAAAAAAGTCGAAAACTGCAGGTGTCATTATATCCGATAATAACATATCTGGAAATAGTAATACCTCTAGCAGAAATAATACGAGTGAAGCGGATTATACAACTATAGATGACATTAGTATGAATGACATTTTAAATGATACTGCTATAATAGATTTGACCACAAGTCTTGATAAAAACGAAAATGCTACTGTAGATAGTAGTAATAGCACAAGTAATAGCTCCAGCAGCATTTATAGTAATATGagaaaaaatgataacaCTGGAATATGTATCGGAGATACACATAAAATTAGTGAATTTCAATTGCAGAATGAACAGGAAGAACAGAAGAGAGAAAAAACAACTTTATCCTCATCGGCACATGCATGCATGAGTGAggaagaaataatgaaaaaaactaaaaacaaaaaaaacaaaaaaacaaaaaatttgaatagTGCATTGCCATATATAATCCAAAATGCTATCAAAGAATTAGagattttaaaatttattgatgaaaattataaaaacataaacgaaaatttaatattagataatataaaagatgcTAAAAAAGGAAGCACATTAGTTTTTGAAAATGTGGATTTCTATTTTGCAAAATATCcgaagaataaaattttatcaaaCATTAATTTACGCTTTTcgaataaatatacatatggaATTTTATGTTACAATGATTCGGGGAAAAATGATCTATCGAAATTATGTGCTagattatataataagacttatggaaatatattattggataatgaaaatattgagaatatatcaaaatatattttaacaaaaaaaatatcagtCGTAGAGGaagaaacatatttatttagtgATAGCATAATATACAACATACTTTATTCCTATAACTGTAGATTAAAATCTAGTAAGAATTTATCctatttaaaatacaatttcaaatttaataaaattaatataaacagTTGTGTACACTTATTTTCTTctgataatgataatactacaaatgaaaatgatgaagaaaacaaaaaaataaagaatgcTCAAAGTTTAAACAAACAAATTATTAGTACCAACGAGATAAATGAACAGATTTCTACGAATAACGAGATGAATGAGCAAAACAATTTTTCACATTTCAAAAAATGCCTAATGTGtggaaaagaaataaatacaaaGTTACTAGAAGAgcagagaaaaaaaaaaagttataacaaatataaagtgcacttcataaaaaaactatataaagaaataataaaagtgtCTAAAATTGTTCGTATAAatgatttaataaattcatacaaaaacaaattctttcataatattaatgaaaaaattttgtcAGGCGGGCAGAAGCAAAAAATATCCTTAGCTAGAgctattataaaaaaaccgAACATTCTAATATTAGATGAAGCATTTAATGCTTTGGATTCAGTAAATGAgctaaaaattttttcaagtATTAAAAACTACTTACCTAATTGTACTATAATAAATCTTTCTCATAAAATTACGACAATTAATCGATGTGactatatttatgttttaaaggatggaaaaattatagaaCAAGGTTTAAGAGTGAAATTGGAACAGAACAGGAACAGTGTGTATGCCAAGAAGCTTAATGAAATTTAG
- the PmUG01_08053700 gene encoding cytoadherence linked asexual protein, putative translates to MISVLTAPISILFIFLSLQDNVKCIFHKNRNIDELKYMIDNKELFINLKALEKLIIKSLHTDELKVPIVKPENKEYLNDMSNFKIIKVNTQNGDINEYFIPNTAASVHDIIKYEHIAKEQLIQSYNFEISDSIKKKIIILRALKIIKIMLIPMDSYKNTKDLKKSLIELNELFLYDDEDYKIDNSQQNFEEYFENTLNYINEIKKKGPKENAYLSVILGNTNLDVSNSNDMFFTTNDNINLLRNLDKISSHYGIAMYTLVGSHLIALGHFLILKLALKNFENYFMQGELTFFSWQKILQHNISDRFRLLDIMCDADGINYSKKKRRKSYLKNNKNSSCDECNILEFLIHHFNKYQMELITNIYQEDFNTQVLLEHNHIKEDFLKFMCNDIDSCNMYSSNNFLTEGINVIPVESRSSYSSSINPFNLETNFFIFTKQYNYFSPKKIIYMHFLNLTGLLNNKAMAYASSLYLPGYNNAIHLSYDQKSNITDLLCHLIECVQTCVLSHKEHKGLQDKDIKHSDHKQFDSTKCNMCKGIFKYINKKQEGCLSMLQKYYNYVTNVIKLNDISTLIRNVNFYEDYDNFLANDINWYTFLLLFRLTTYEDIAHKNIAEAMYLSLKEEDTFHRKITTSYWFPSAVKKSYTLYVRRNLPMSLIEKLESMLKSQTIEKIKKSIKFLVHVNSFLQLDFFSYLNEPPIGELRPYALSILIENKFKEWYDNSEIGYFFLNYNNEYVRKRMTDGLRSQKFLAPKLEKWNFLMKKYIMKSYESYFNQKHVKQLFRYHNNYNINNRIMLMKDSYELYSKNYKDIIFLADIFNIRKYISSTPKSKFIIDRTLYYMHSIAGNSVGFYRYGIIYGFTMNEKHFKDVADELFGIYKTNKNIFSDISFLQAVYLLCRKIEDSFHVQRTNDKMGLGNIFLFNVSNNYSKMSREEREEEINNSMTSKFFAKTFFTMFQIIFSIMLSNNANMLDKKYGTTTMLSMTLQEKAFFNAAYAYYGSILDKIKNSFLPPYAKKIITQIKYGRTFIFANLFLLCSKIYSLLKLNNLSILCENQAIASPNYYSSEKIIQYINRKYIGLNLTFFVLRIQDVHSNPNELNFIYNKLQWPDVGKPMGLITAYVMSNLFIQTGTVFPESFLANLRNQTNKSLSVNYDLYKIIKKKPVVHALIFDTIKRVINGLLGTVFFFNFMRLYAIYQTFVYIFVNNIRVLHRFYRVFEYYVTNLVRTQFRRFTTDKVLKFVRKKLINIERTGYMEESIKARLQAKNDSDNPLLQNFKGNISMLSPQVTDALLKDAYLVYVDDNSFFDGLDEDEKFLNDKNSISFNYSEEL, encoded by the exons ATGATATCAGTACTTACTGCACCAATttcaattctttttatatttttatctctGCAAGATAATGTAAAATGCATCTTTCATAAAAATCGTAATATCgatgaattaaaatatatgattgaCAACAAGGAAttgtttattaatttaaaagcattagaaaaattaataattaaatcaTTACATACAGATGAATTAAAAGTTCCAATAGTAAAACCAGAAAATAAGGAATATCTCAACGATATgtcaaattttaaaataattaaagtaAACACCCAAAATGGagatataaatgaatatttcaTACCTAACACTGCAGCGAGTGTgcatgatataataaaatatgagcATATTGCAAAAGAACAACTTATACAGtcttataattttgaaatttcAGATtcaattaagaaaaaaattataatattaagagctttaaaaataataaaaattatgttaatacCCATggattcatataaaaatacaaaagatttaaaaaaatcgctaatagaattaaatgaattattcTTGTACGATGATGAAGATTATAAAATAGATAACTCTCAACAAAATTTTGaagaatattttgaaaatactTTAAACTacattaatgaaataaaaaaaaaaggacctAAGGAAAATGCGTATTTATCTGTAATATTAGGAAATACCAATTTAGATGTAAGCAATTCTAATGATATGTTTTTCACAACGAATGATAATATTAACCTTCTGAGGAACTTAGACAAGATATCTAGTCATTATGGTATAGCAATGTATACTTTAGTTGGCTCTCATCTCATAG CATTAGGACATTTCCTAATCTTAAAATTGGcccttaaaaattttgagaACTATTTTATGCAAGGagaattaacattttttagttGGCAAAAAATCTTGCAGCACAATATATCAGATAGGTTTAGATTACTTGATATAATGTGTGATGCCGATGGCATAAATTATTCAAAGAAAAAACGAAGAAaaagttatttaaaaaataataaaaactcaTCATGCGAtgaatgtaatatattagagTTTTTGATTCATCATTTCAATAAATATCAAATGGAGttaattacaaatatatatcaagAGGATTTTAACACGCAGGTATTATTAGAGCACAATCATATAAAGGAGGATTTCCTCAAATTCATGTGTAATGATATAGATAGTTGTAATATGTacagtagtaataattttttaactgaAGGTATTAATGTAATCCCTGTAGAAAGTAGAAGTTCTTATTCTAGCAGTATAAACCCATTCAACTTAGAAacaaacttttttatttttactaaacAGTATAATTACTTTAgtccaaaaaaaattatatatatgcactttTTAAATCTGACTGGACTTTTAA ATAATAAAGCCATGGCTTATGCAAGTTCTCTTTACTTACCAGGATATAacaatg CTATACATTTATCTTATGATCAGAAATCTAACATTACAGATCTACTTTGTCATTTAATagaat GTGTTCAAACATGTGTTTTGTCACATAAAGAGCATAAGGGATTACAAGATAAAGATATTAAACACTCAGATCATAAACAATTTGATTCAACAAAATGTAACATGTGCAAGGGAATATTTAAGTACATCAAca AAAAACAAGAAGGATGCCTATCCAtgttacaaaaatattataactatGTTACGAatgttattaaattaaatgatataaGTACATTAATAAGAAATGTAAACTTTTATGAggattatgataattttttagcaaatgatataaattggtatacatttttattactatttagACTTACAACTTATGAGG ATATTgctcataaaaatatagcagAAGCTATGTATTTAAGTTTAAAAGAAGAGGATACCTTTCATAGGAAAATTACTACAAGCTATTGGTTTCCTTCTGCAGTCAAAAAATCATACACATTATATGTTAGAAGGAACTTGCCTATGAGCTTAATAGAAA AGTTAGAGAGTATGCTAAAAAGCCAAACTATAGAGAAGATAAAAAAGAGCATCAAATTTCTGGTGCATGTGAATTCCTTTTTACAGTTAGATTTTTTTAGTTACCTAAATGAACCACCAATTGGAGAATTACGACCTTATGCGCTATCTATATTGATTGAGAATAAATTTAAGGAGTGGTATGATAATTCTGAGATTggttacttttttttaaattacaataATGAATATGTGCGAAAACGAATGACAGATGGTTTAAGGTCTCAAAAATTTTTGGCACCTAAATTGGAGAAATGGAATTttcttatgaaaaaatatattatgaaatcaTATGAATCATATTTTAATCAAAAGCACGTAAAACAATTATTTAGatatcataataattataatataaataatagaataatgTTAATGAAAGATTCTTATGAATTATATTCAAAGAATTACAAAGATATAATCTTCCTTGCTgatatattcaatataagaaaatacatATCATCTACACCAAAgtcaaaatttataatagaTAGAACACTATATTATATGCACTCTATTGCTGGAAATTCGGTAGGTTTTTACAGATATGGTATTATATATGGATTCACTATGaatgaaaaacattttaaggATGTCGCGGATGAACTGTTTGGAATATACAAAactaacaaaaatattttttcagatATCTCCTTTTTGCAAGCAGTTTATTTGCTATGTAGAAAAATTGAAGATAGCTTTCACGTGCAAAGGACAAATGATAAAATG GGGTtaggaaatatatttctctttAATGTTTCAAACAATTACTCAAAAATGAGCAGAGAAGAGAGGGAAGAAGAGATCAACAATTCTATGACATCCAAATTTTTCgcaaaaacattttttaccATGTTCCagataattttttccattatgtTAAGTAACAATGCAAACATGcttgataaaaaatatggtaCAACAACAATGCTATCCATGACATTACAAGAAAAAGCCTTCTTTAATGCCGCATACGCATATTATGGTAGTATATTggataagataaaaaatagcTTTTTACCCCCATATGCCAAAAAGATAATAactcaaataaaatatggaaGAACATTTATTTTCGCAAATTTGTTTCTATTAtgttcaaaaatatattcattgttgaaattaaataatttaagtatTTTATGTGAAAACCAGGCTATAGCAAGTCctaattattattcttcaGAAAAGATCATTCAgtatattaatagaaaatatataggtcttaatttaacatttttcGTATTGAGAATTCAGGATGTTCATAGTAATCCAAAtgaacttaattttatatataataaacttCAATGGCCAGATGTCGGCAAACCTATGGGTCTCATAACAGCATATGTTATGTccaatttattcattcaaaCTGGTACTGTATTCCCAGAATCTTTTCTCGCGAATTTGCGTAACCAAACAAATAAGAGCTTATCTGTAAATTATgacttatataaaattataaaaaaaaaaccagTTGTTCATGCTCTAATATTTGATACTATTAAACGAGTAATTAATGGTTTATTAGGaacagtatttttttttaattttatgcgATTATATGCTATATATCAAACTttcgtttatatatttgtaaataatattcgTGTTCTACACAGATTTTACCGTGTATTCGAATATTATGTCACTAACCTTGTTAGGACACAATTTAGAAGATTTACTACCGATaaagttttaaaatttgtacgtaaaaaattaatcaatATTGAAAGAACTGGTTACATGGAGGAATCAATCAAAGCTAGACTGCAAGCTAAAAATGATAGTGATAATCctttattacaaaattttaaaggaaaTATATCTATGTTATCTCCACAAGTAACTGACGCTTTGCTTAAAGATGCATACTTAGTATATGTAGAtgataattcttttttcgaTGGTTTAGATGaagatgaaaaatttttgaatgataaaaattctatatcttttaattattctgAAGAACTCTAA
- the PmUG01_08053500 gene encoding CDGSH iron-sulfur domain-containing protein, putative, whose protein sequence is MKDPCEYLDKINFNTKRFPQYTHLIESCPSENENEKIVRICRCWQSSKFPYCDDTHKIFIENGDSVGPYVAKLVSYKLSDEEKLKKQKYNEKYIKINNKLSSDKSSVLNVSVNCKPYINYKLKKSVLLSFVVLTSALLYGKKEKLINIYSTN, encoded by the exons atGAAAGATCCTTGTGAATATCttgataaaataaacttCAACACGAAAAGATTTCCCCAATATACTCAT ttGATAGAAAGCTGTCCTTCTGagaatgaaaatgaaaagattGTAAGAATTTGTCGATGTTGGCAATCATCGAAATTCCCTTACTGTGATGACACACATAAG ATTTTCATTGAGAATGGAGACAGTGTTGGCCCTTATGTAGCAAAGTTAGTTAGCTATAAATTATCAGATgaagaaaaattgaaaaagcaaaaatataatgaaaaatatataaaaataaataacaaattgtCTTCTGATAAATCTTCTGTATTAAATGTGAGTGTCAACTGTAAACCgtacataaattataaattaaagaaatcTGTTCTTCTTTCATTTGTTGTCCTGACATCAGCGTTACTGTAtggtaaaaaagaaaaattaattaacatatattcaACTAATTAA
- the PmUG01_08053400 gene encoding conserved Plasmodium protein, unknown function — protein sequence MNIHSFLNQQKNQRGPKDQNRMTTLNNNSSTTIRDISYYRNNENSNAGKMNMNNNVLNNNTVNNNKVINNTVNNNTVNNNTVNNNTINSNTINSNTMNNNTINSNAMINNMYNNSNNMNNNNYSLGLYIDNPQNAFVFDENDLKTLFSHYKGAKNIRILKDKAAAQITFNDQNMIQQVKKDINGLTINDIGTIRCIILNEGKVIEQFLPFSANDPSAIQQNSSTKQNSENTVNMLKKLASLLQPQNSANNSGMSSMSNMSNINNMSHMNSISSNNVNSGSNGNGNNGNNIAKKKNDNMNVILGKNQMKNKIMNHSNYNNNNNNNNSFNGAHNSKSDQNENPYATKRLSRIELIDIFGFPTEFDIMKKILGKNNSNIVYINEQTNNSVSIEIKGKPLNEAPVVERMHISISSDDIASYKKAIELIVKLLNSIYEEFCDFCYNNNYQVPENLSFKRHEYMYNSDGSTKYVGFKDKWHIMKENYKNDYTFKKNKIVQKNDKEKRINNNGFNAHSNSNITYNNQNAFMGDFKEMNYSEPNHGNFRNIKLNRTRDQML from the exons atgaatatccactcttttttaaatcaaCAAAAGAATCAGAGAGGTCCAAAAGACCAAAATAGAATGACAACACTAAATAATAACAGTTCAACAACAATTAGAGATATTAGTTATTACaggaataatgaaaatagtaatgcaggaaaaatgaatatgaataataacgtcctaaataataatacagttaataataataaagtaattaATAATACAGTGAACAATAATACAGTGAACAATAATACAGTGAacaataatacaataaacaGTAATACAATAAACAGTAATacaatgaataataatacaataaacaGTAATGCAATgattaataatatgtataataactccaataatatgaacaataataattattcattaggtttatatattgataatCCTCAAAATGCATTTGTATTTGATgaaaatgatttaaaaacTTTATTTTCTCATTATAAAGgggcaaaaaatataagaattttAAAGGACAAAGCAGCTGCTCAAATAACTTTTAATGATCAGAATATGATACAACAAGTCAAAAAAGATATCAACGGATTAACAATTAACGACATTGGTACTATTAGATGTATTATACTAAATGAAGGAAAGGTAATCGAACAGTTTCTTCCCTTTTCAGCTAATGATCCTTCTGCAATTCAACAAAATTCGAGTACCAAACAAAATAGTGAAAATACAGTTAACATGCTAAAAAAATTGGCCAGCTTATTACAGCCGCAGAATAGTGCTAACAATAGTGGTATGAGCAGCATGAGTAATATGAGCAATATAAACAATATGAGCCATATGAATAGTATTAGCAGTAACAATGTTAACAGTGGTAGTAACGGTAACGGTAACAACGGTAACAATAttgcgaaaaaaaaaaatgacaatatgaatgtaatattaggaaaaaatcaaatgaagaacaaaattatgaatcattcgaattataacaataataacaataataacaatagttTCAACGGTGCTCATAATAGTAAAAGTGATCAAAATGAGAATCCATATGCTACTAAAAGATTAAGTAGAATAGAATTAATTGATATATTTGGTTTTCCTACCGAATTtgatataatgaaaaaaattttaggtaaaaataattctaatatagtttatataaatgaacaaacaaataaCAGTGTATCTATTGAAATAAAAGGAAAGCCACTAAATGAAGCTCCAGTTGTTGAACGAATGCATATATCCATATCATCAGACGATATAGCATCTTATAAAAAAGCAATTGAAttaattgtaaaattattaaattctaTTTATGAAGAATTTTGTGATTtctgttataataataattatcaaGTACCAGaaaatttatcttttaaaagacatgaatatatgtataattctGATGGCAGTACGAAATACGTAGGCTTTAAGGATAAATGGCATataatgaaagaaaattataaaaatgattatacttttaaaaaaaataaaattgtacaAAAGAAtgataaggaaaaaagaattaataacaACGGATTTAATGCACATTCCAACTCGAACATTACATATAACAACCAAAATGCTTTCATGGGGGATTTCAAGGAAat GAATTACAGTGAACCCAACCATGGAAATTTTCgcaatattaaattaaataggACAAGAGATCAAATGTTATGA